Proteins from one Panicum virgatum strain AP13 chromosome 7K, P.virgatum_v5, whole genome shotgun sequence genomic window:
- the LOC120639561 gene encoding uncharacterized protein LOC120639561 isoform X4 — MEKEINNPPPHTAEPKDTTTATSSPTAENPASSSDDQRPLRPHLSIDIPASSLPGDPLPTPTEAADITLTPTGCSSTTTRRSGIPITPVSSSGNSRSGKPLRSPSFMLRQTVRSLLPVGSFKSSVKGYEVSFSKLFNSKVMARTSSLPLDDHQAVVDKSSTSSCTATQEPVLHMCRSQSLPMNMKKFNAKSFKRMDSLGGMYRVVPSTPRAPAASNVVPDIVPSSESAAWFDRSGVAGEDDGEDIPEEEAVCRICMVELSEGSDTLKLECSCKGELALAHKDCAMKWFTIKGTRTCEVCKQDVQNLPVTLLRVQSLQREPNRVANGGNRSRYQRVWHGTPILVIISILAYFCFLEQLLVAHDGIAALAISLPFSCILGLFSSLTTTSMVARRYVWIYAAVQFLFVVFFTHLFYRYLHLQAVISIILATFAGFGVGMTGNSIIVEILRWRVRRMAPPAPAMPRRDRRARAAQQQAPASDQPSGQSSVAGGGQHDTVAASDVENPALPQA, encoded by the exons ATGGAGAAGGAGATCAATAATCCGCCGCCGCACACGGCCGAGCCCAAG GACACCACAACCGCCACTTCATCACCAACAGCAGAGAACCCTGCATCGTCGTCCGACGACCAGCGACCGCTGCGGCCGCATCTCTCCATCGACATCCCGGCGTCAAGCCTGCCCGGCgaccccctcccgacgccgaCGGAGGCCGCCGACATCACCCTAACCCCGACGGGTTGCTCCTCCACCACCACTAGAAGGAGCGGCATCCCCATCACGCCCGTGTCTTCCTCCGGTAACAGCAGGAGCGGCAAGCCCCTGCGCTCGCCGTCCTTCATGCTCAGGCAGACGGTCAGGAGCCTCCTGCCCGTGGGGAGCTTCAAGTCCTCCGTCAAGGGCTACGAGGTGTCCTTCTCCAAGCTCTTCAACTCCAAGGTCATGGCCAGGACGTCCTCGCTTCCTCTCGACGACCATCAAGCCGTCGTTGACAAATCTTCAACAAGTTCTTGTACCGCCACC CAGGAACCTGTACTCCACATGTGCCGATCGCAGTCCCTCCCCATGAACATGAAGAAATTCAACGCCAAGAGCTTCAAGAGGATGGACTCGCTAGGCGGCATGTACCGTGTAGTTCCATCGACGCCGAGAGCTCCAGCTGCAAGCAATGTCGTTCCTGACATAGTCCCTTCTTCAGAGTCAG CAGCTTGGTTCGATCGATCAGGGGTCGCCGGCGAAGACGACGGCGAGGACATTCCGGAGGAGGAAGCCGTGTGCCGGATCTGCATGGTCGAGCTGTCCGAAGGCAGTGACACCCTCAAGCTGGAATGCTCCTGCAAGGGTGAGCTTGCTCTGGCACACAAGGACTGTGCCATGAAGTGGTTCACCATCAAGGGCACCAGGACCTGCGAGGTGTGCAAGCAGGATGTGCAGAACCTCCCGGTGACTCTGCTACGTGTTCAGAGCCTGCAGCGCGAGCCGAATCGCGTGGCCAATGGAGGCAACAGATCCAGATACCAACG GGTGTGGCATGGGACACCTATCCTCGTAATCATAAGCATCCTGGCCTACTTCTGCTTCTTGGAACAGTTACTG GTGGCCCATGACGGCATTGCTGCGCTGGCAATATCCCTGCCCTTCTCATGTATCCTGGGGCTCTTCTCATCATTGACAACGACAAGCATGG TGGCAAGAAGATACGTTTGGATCTACGCGGCAGTACAGTTCCTCTTCGTCGTGTTCTTCACCCATCTGTTTTACAGATAT ctcCATCTGCAGGCCGTGATATCCATCATCCTTGCGACCTTCGCTGGGTTCGGCGTGGGGATGACCGGGAACTCCATCATCGTTGAGATACTGCGGTGGAGGGTGCGACGGATGGCGCCTCCTGCTCCTGCCATGCCCCGCCGTGATCGCAGAGCACGCGCAGCTCAGCAGCAGGCTCCGGCGTCTGATCAACCTTCCGGCCAGTCTTCAGTTGCCGGCGGCGGACAGCACGACACCGTTGCTGCTAGCGATGTTGAGAACCCCGCCCTCCCTCAGGCATAG
- the LOC120639561 gene encoding uncharacterized protein LOC120639561 isoform X6: MEKEINNPPPHTAEPKDTTTATSSPTAENPASSSDDQRPLRPHLSIDIPASSLPGDPLPTPTEAADITLTPTGCSSTTTRRSGIPITPVSSSGNSRSGKPLRSPSFMLRQTVRSLLPVGSFKSSVKGYEVSFSKLFNSKVMARTSSLPLDDHQAVVDKSSTSSCTATQEPVLHMCRSQSLPMNMKKFNAKSFKRMDSLGGMYRVVPSTPRAPAASNVVPDIVPSSESGVAGEDDGEDIPEEEAVCRICMVELSEGSDTLKLECSCKGELALAHKDCAMKWFTIKGTRTCEVCKQDVQNLPVTLLRVQSLQREPNRVANGGNRSRYQRYRVWHGTPILVIISILAYFCFLEQLLVAHDGIAALAISLPFSCILGLFSSLTTTSMVARRYVWIYAAVQFLFVVFFTHLFYRYLHLQAVISIILATFAGFGVGMTGNSIIVEILRWRVRRMAPPAPAMPRRDRRARAAQQQAPASDQPSGQSSVAGGGQHDTVAASDVENPALPQA; the protein is encoded by the exons ATGGAGAAGGAGATCAATAATCCGCCGCCGCACACGGCCGAGCCCAAG GACACCACAACCGCCACTTCATCACCAACAGCAGAGAACCCTGCATCGTCGTCCGACGACCAGCGACCGCTGCGGCCGCATCTCTCCATCGACATCCCGGCGTCAAGCCTGCCCGGCgaccccctcccgacgccgaCGGAGGCCGCCGACATCACCCTAACCCCGACGGGTTGCTCCTCCACCACCACTAGAAGGAGCGGCATCCCCATCACGCCCGTGTCTTCCTCCGGTAACAGCAGGAGCGGCAAGCCCCTGCGCTCGCCGTCCTTCATGCTCAGGCAGACGGTCAGGAGCCTCCTGCCCGTGGGGAGCTTCAAGTCCTCCGTCAAGGGCTACGAGGTGTCCTTCTCCAAGCTCTTCAACTCCAAGGTCATGGCCAGGACGTCCTCGCTTCCTCTCGACGACCATCAAGCCGTCGTTGACAAATCTTCAACAAGTTCTTGTACCGCCACC CAGGAACCTGTACTCCACATGTGCCGATCGCAGTCCCTCCCCATGAACATGAAGAAATTCAACGCCAAGAGCTTCAAGAGGATGGACTCGCTAGGCGGCATGTACCGTGTAGTTCCATCGACGCCGAGAGCTCCAGCTGCAAGCAATGTCGTTCCTGACATAGTCCCTTCTTCAGAGTCAG GGGTCGCCGGCGAAGACGACGGCGAGGACATTCCGGAGGAGGAAGCCGTGTGCCGGATCTGCATGGTCGAGCTGTCCGAAGGCAGTGACACCCTCAAGCTGGAATGCTCCTGCAAGGGTGAGCTTGCTCTGGCACACAAGGACTGTGCCATGAAGTGGTTCACCATCAAGGGCACCAGGACCTGCGAGGTGTGCAAGCAGGATGTGCAGAACCTCCCGGTGACTCTGCTACGTGTTCAGAGCCTGCAGCGCGAGCCGAATCGCGTGGCCAATGGAGGCAACAGATCCAGATACCAACGGTACAG GGTGTGGCATGGGACACCTATCCTCGTAATCATAAGCATCCTGGCCTACTTCTGCTTCTTGGAACAGTTACTG GTGGCCCATGACGGCATTGCTGCGCTGGCAATATCCCTGCCCTTCTCATGTATCCTGGGGCTCTTCTCATCATTGACAACGACAAGCATGG TGGCAAGAAGATACGTTTGGATCTACGCGGCAGTACAGTTCCTCTTCGTCGTGTTCTTCACCCATCTGTTTTACAGATAT ctcCATCTGCAGGCCGTGATATCCATCATCCTTGCGACCTTCGCTGGGTTCGGCGTGGGGATGACCGGGAACTCCATCATCGTTGAGATACTGCGGTGGAGGGTGCGACGGATGGCGCCTCCTGCTCCTGCCATGCCCCGCCGTGATCGCAGAGCACGCGCAGCTCAGCAGCAGGCTCCGGCGTCTGATCAACCTTCCGGCCAGTCTTCAGTTGCCGGCGGCGGACAGCACGACACCGTTGCTGCTAGCGATGTTGAGAACCCCGCCCTCCCTCAGGCATAG
- the LOC120639561 gene encoding uncharacterized protein LOC120639561 isoform X7: protein MEKEINNPPPHTAEPKDTTTATSSPTAENPASSSDDQRPLRPHLSIDIPASSLPGDPLPTPTEAADITLTPTGCSSTTTRRSGIPITPVSSSGNSRSGKPLRSPSFMLRQTVRSLLPVGSFKSSVKGYEVSFSKLFNSKVMARTSSLPLDDHQAVVDKSSTSSCTATEPVLHMCRSQSLPMNMKKFNAKSFKRMDSLGGMYRVVPSTPRAPAASNVVPDIVPSSESGVAGEDDGEDIPEEEAVCRICMVELSEGSDTLKLECSCKGELALAHKDCAMKWFTIKGTRTCEVCKQDVQNLPVTLLRVQSLQREPNRVANGGNRSRYQRYRVWHGTPILVIISILAYFCFLEQLLVAHDGIAALAISLPFSCILGLFSSLTTTSMVARRYVWIYAAVQFLFVVFFTHLFYRYLHLQAVISIILATFAGFGVGMTGNSIIVEILRWRVRRMAPPAPAMPRRDRRARAAQQQAPASDQPSGQSSVAGGGQHDTVAASDVENPALPQA from the exons ATGGAGAAGGAGATCAATAATCCGCCGCCGCACACGGCCGAGCCCAAG GACACCACAACCGCCACTTCATCACCAACAGCAGAGAACCCTGCATCGTCGTCCGACGACCAGCGACCGCTGCGGCCGCATCTCTCCATCGACATCCCGGCGTCAAGCCTGCCCGGCgaccccctcccgacgccgaCGGAGGCCGCCGACATCACCCTAACCCCGACGGGTTGCTCCTCCACCACCACTAGAAGGAGCGGCATCCCCATCACGCCCGTGTCTTCCTCCGGTAACAGCAGGAGCGGCAAGCCCCTGCGCTCGCCGTCCTTCATGCTCAGGCAGACGGTCAGGAGCCTCCTGCCCGTGGGGAGCTTCAAGTCCTCCGTCAAGGGCTACGAGGTGTCCTTCTCCAAGCTCTTCAACTCCAAGGTCATGGCCAGGACGTCCTCGCTTCCTCTCGACGACCATCAAGCCGTCGTTGACAAATCTTCAACAAGTTCTTGTACCGCCACC GAACCTGTACTCCACATGTGCCGATCGCAGTCCCTCCCCATGAACATGAAGAAATTCAACGCCAAGAGCTTCAAGAGGATGGACTCGCTAGGCGGCATGTACCGTGTAGTTCCATCGACGCCGAGAGCTCCAGCTGCAAGCAATGTCGTTCCTGACATAGTCCCTTCTTCAGAGTCAG GGGTCGCCGGCGAAGACGACGGCGAGGACATTCCGGAGGAGGAAGCCGTGTGCCGGATCTGCATGGTCGAGCTGTCCGAAGGCAGTGACACCCTCAAGCTGGAATGCTCCTGCAAGGGTGAGCTTGCTCTGGCACACAAGGACTGTGCCATGAAGTGGTTCACCATCAAGGGCACCAGGACCTGCGAGGTGTGCAAGCAGGATGTGCAGAACCTCCCGGTGACTCTGCTACGTGTTCAGAGCCTGCAGCGCGAGCCGAATCGCGTGGCCAATGGAGGCAACAGATCCAGATACCAACGGTACAG GGTGTGGCATGGGACACCTATCCTCGTAATCATAAGCATCCTGGCCTACTTCTGCTTCTTGGAACAGTTACTG GTGGCCCATGACGGCATTGCTGCGCTGGCAATATCCCTGCCCTTCTCATGTATCCTGGGGCTCTTCTCATCATTGACAACGACAAGCATGG TGGCAAGAAGATACGTTTGGATCTACGCGGCAGTACAGTTCCTCTTCGTCGTGTTCTTCACCCATCTGTTTTACAGATAT ctcCATCTGCAGGCCGTGATATCCATCATCCTTGCGACCTTCGCTGGGTTCGGCGTGGGGATGACCGGGAACTCCATCATCGTTGAGATACTGCGGTGGAGGGTGCGACGGATGGCGCCTCCTGCTCCTGCCATGCCCCGCCGTGATCGCAGAGCACGCGCAGCTCAGCAGCAGGCTCCGGCGTCTGATCAACCTTCCGGCCAGTCTTCAGTTGCCGGCGGCGGACAGCACGACACCGTTGCTGCTAGCGATGTTGAGAACCCCGCCCTCCCTCAGGCATAG
- the LOC120639561 gene encoding uncharacterized protein LOC120639561 isoform X8 produces MEKEINNPPPHTAEPKDTTTATSSPTAENPASSSDDQRPLRPHLSIDIPASSLPGDPLPTPTEAADITLTPTGCSSTTTRRSGIPITPVSSSGNSRSGKPLRSPSFMLRQTVRSLLPVGSFKSSVKGYEVSFSKLFNSKVMARTSSLPLDDHQAVVDKSSTSSCTATQEPVLHMCRSQSLPMNMKKFNAKSFKRMDSLGGMYRVVPSTPRAPAASNVVPDIVPSSESGVAGEDDGEDIPEEEAVCRICMVELSEGSDTLKLECSCKGELALAHKDCAMKWFTIKGTRTCEVCKQDVQNLPVTLLRVQSLQREPNRVANGGNRSRYQRVWHGTPILVIISILAYFCFLEQLLVAHDGIAALAISLPFSCILGLFSSLTTTSMVARRYVWIYAAVQFLFVVFFTHLFYRYLHLQAVISIILATFAGFGVGMTGNSIIVEILRWRVRRMAPPAPAMPRRDRRARAAQQQAPASDQPSGQSSVAGGGQHDTVAASDVENPALPQA; encoded by the exons ATGGAGAAGGAGATCAATAATCCGCCGCCGCACACGGCCGAGCCCAAG GACACCACAACCGCCACTTCATCACCAACAGCAGAGAACCCTGCATCGTCGTCCGACGACCAGCGACCGCTGCGGCCGCATCTCTCCATCGACATCCCGGCGTCAAGCCTGCCCGGCgaccccctcccgacgccgaCGGAGGCCGCCGACATCACCCTAACCCCGACGGGTTGCTCCTCCACCACCACTAGAAGGAGCGGCATCCCCATCACGCCCGTGTCTTCCTCCGGTAACAGCAGGAGCGGCAAGCCCCTGCGCTCGCCGTCCTTCATGCTCAGGCAGACGGTCAGGAGCCTCCTGCCCGTGGGGAGCTTCAAGTCCTCCGTCAAGGGCTACGAGGTGTCCTTCTCCAAGCTCTTCAACTCCAAGGTCATGGCCAGGACGTCCTCGCTTCCTCTCGACGACCATCAAGCCGTCGTTGACAAATCTTCAACAAGTTCTTGTACCGCCACC CAGGAACCTGTACTCCACATGTGCCGATCGCAGTCCCTCCCCATGAACATGAAGAAATTCAACGCCAAGAGCTTCAAGAGGATGGACTCGCTAGGCGGCATGTACCGTGTAGTTCCATCGACGCCGAGAGCTCCAGCTGCAAGCAATGTCGTTCCTGACATAGTCCCTTCTTCAGAGTCAG GGGTCGCCGGCGAAGACGACGGCGAGGACATTCCGGAGGAGGAAGCCGTGTGCCGGATCTGCATGGTCGAGCTGTCCGAAGGCAGTGACACCCTCAAGCTGGAATGCTCCTGCAAGGGTGAGCTTGCTCTGGCACACAAGGACTGTGCCATGAAGTGGTTCACCATCAAGGGCACCAGGACCTGCGAGGTGTGCAAGCAGGATGTGCAGAACCTCCCGGTGACTCTGCTACGTGTTCAGAGCCTGCAGCGCGAGCCGAATCGCGTGGCCAATGGAGGCAACAGATCCAGATACCAACG GGTGTGGCATGGGACACCTATCCTCGTAATCATAAGCATCCTGGCCTACTTCTGCTTCTTGGAACAGTTACTG GTGGCCCATGACGGCATTGCTGCGCTGGCAATATCCCTGCCCTTCTCATGTATCCTGGGGCTCTTCTCATCATTGACAACGACAAGCATGG TGGCAAGAAGATACGTTTGGATCTACGCGGCAGTACAGTTCCTCTTCGTCGTGTTCTTCACCCATCTGTTTTACAGATAT ctcCATCTGCAGGCCGTGATATCCATCATCCTTGCGACCTTCGCTGGGTTCGGCGTGGGGATGACCGGGAACTCCATCATCGTTGAGATACTGCGGTGGAGGGTGCGACGGATGGCGCCTCCTGCTCCTGCCATGCCCCGCCGTGATCGCAGAGCACGCGCAGCTCAGCAGCAGGCTCCGGCGTCTGATCAACCTTCCGGCCAGTCTTCAGTTGCCGGCGGCGGACAGCACGACACCGTTGCTGCTAGCGATGTTGAGAACCCCGCCCTCCCTCAGGCATAG
- the LOC120639561 gene encoding uncharacterized protein LOC120639561 isoform X3, producing the protein MEKEINNPPPHTAEPKDTTTATSSPTAENPASSSDDQRPLRPHLSIDIPASSLPGDPLPTPTEAADITLTPTGCSSTTTRRSGIPITPVSSSGNSRSGKPLRSPSFMLRQTVRSLLPVGSFKSSVKGYEVSFSKLFNSKVMARTSSLPLDDHQAVVDKSSTSSCTATEPVLHMCRSQSLPMNMKKFNAKSFKRMDSLGGMYRVVPSTPRAPAASNVVPDIVPSSESAAWFDRSGVAGEDDGEDIPEEEAVCRICMVELSEGSDTLKLECSCKGELALAHKDCAMKWFTIKGTRTCEVCKQDVQNLPVTLLRVQSLQREPNRVANGGNRSRYQRYRVWHGTPILVIISILAYFCFLEQLLVAHDGIAALAISLPFSCILGLFSSLTTTSMVARRYVWIYAAVQFLFVVFFTHLFYRYLHLQAVISIILATFAGFGVGMTGNSIIVEILRWRVRRMAPPAPAMPRRDRRARAAQQQAPASDQPSGQSSVAGGGQHDTVAASDVENPALPQA; encoded by the exons ATGGAGAAGGAGATCAATAATCCGCCGCCGCACACGGCCGAGCCCAAG GACACCACAACCGCCACTTCATCACCAACAGCAGAGAACCCTGCATCGTCGTCCGACGACCAGCGACCGCTGCGGCCGCATCTCTCCATCGACATCCCGGCGTCAAGCCTGCCCGGCgaccccctcccgacgccgaCGGAGGCCGCCGACATCACCCTAACCCCGACGGGTTGCTCCTCCACCACCACTAGAAGGAGCGGCATCCCCATCACGCCCGTGTCTTCCTCCGGTAACAGCAGGAGCGGCAAGCCCCTGCGCTCGCCGTCCTTCATGCTCAGGCAGACGGTCAGGAGCCTCCTGCCCGTGGGGAGCTTCAAGTCCTCCGTCAAGGGCTACGAGGTGTCCTTCTCCAAGCTCTTCAACTCCAAGGTCATGGCCAGGACGTCCTCGCTTCCTCTCGACGACCATCAAGCCGTCGTTGACAAATCTTCAACAAGTTCTTGTACCGCCACC GAACCTGTACTCCACATGTGCCGATCGCAGTCCCTCCCCATGAACATGAAGAAATTCAACGCCAAGAGCTTCAAGAGGATGGACTCGCTAGGCGGCATGTACCGTGTAGTTCCATCGACGCCGAGAGCTCCAGCTGCAAGCAATGTCGTTCCTGACATAGTCCCTTCTTCAGAGTCAG CAGCTTGGTTCGATCGATCAGGGGTCGCCGGCGAAGACGACGGCGAGGACATTCCGGAGGAGGAAGCCGTGTGCCGGATCTGCATGGTCGAGCTGTCCGAAGGCAGTGACACCCTCAAGCTGGAATGCTCCTGCAAGGGTGAGCTTGCTCTGGCACACAAGGACTGTGCCATGAAGTGGTTCACCATCAAGGGCACCAGGACCTGCGAGGTGTGCAAGCAGGATGTGCAGAACCTCCCGGTGACTCTGCTACGTGTTCAGAGCCTGCAGCGCGAGCCGAATCGCGTGGCCAATGGAGGCAACAGATCCAGATACCAACGGTACAG GGTGTGGCATGGGACACCTATCCTCGTAATCATAAGCATCCTGGCCTACTTCTGCTTCTTGGAACAGTTACTG GTGGCCCATGACGGCATTGCTGCGCTGGCAATATCCCTGCCCTTCTCATGTATCCTGGGGCTCTTCTCATCATTGACAACGACAAGCATGG TGGCAAGAAGATACGTTTGGATCTACGCGGCAGTACAGTTCCTCTTCGTCGTGTTCTTCACCCATCTGTTTTACAGATAT ctcCATCTGCAGGCCGTGATATCCATCATCCTTGCGACCTTCGCTGGGTTCGGCGTGGGGATGACCGGGAACTCCATCATCGTTGAGATACTGCGGTGGAGGGTGCGACGGATGGCGCCTCCTGCTCCTGCCATGCCCCGCCGTGATCGCAGAGCACGCGCAGCTCAGCAGCAGGCTCCGGCGTCTGATCAACCTTCCGGCCAGTCTTCAGTTGCCGGCGGCGGACAGCACGACACCGTTGCTGCTAGCGATGTTGAGAACCCCGCCCTCCCTCAGGCATAG
- the LOC120639561 gene encoding uncharacterized protein LOC120639561 isoform X2, producing the protein MEKEINNPPPHTAEPKDTTTATSSPTAENPASSSDDQRPLRPHLSIDIPASSLPGDPLPTPTEAADITLTPTGCSSTTTRRSGIPITPVSSSGNSRSGKPLRSPSFMLRQTVRSLLPVGSFKSSVKGYEVSFSKLFNSKVMARTSSLPLDDHQAVVDKSSTSSCTATQEPVLHMCRSQSLPMNMKKFNAKSFKRMDSLGGMYRVVPSTPRAPAASNVVPDIVPSSESAWFDRSGVAGEDDGEDIPEEEAVCRICMVELSEGSDTLKLECSCKGELALAHKDCAMKWFTIKGTRTCEVCKQDVQNLPVTLLRVQSLQREPNRVANGGNRSRYQRYRVWHGTPILVIISILAYFCFLEQLLVAHDGIAALAISLPFSCILGLFSSLTTTSMVARRYVWIYAAVQFLFVVFFTHLFYRYLHLQAVISIILATFAGFGVGMTGNSIIVEILRWRVRRMAPPAPAMPRRDRRARAAQQQAPASDQPSGQSSVAGGGQHDTVAASDVENPALPQA; encoded by the exons ATGGAGAAGGAGATCAATAATCCGCCGCCGCACACGGCCGAGCCCAAG GACACCACAACCGCCACTTCATCACCAACAGCAGAGAACCCTGCATCGTCGTCCGACGACCAGCGACCGCTGCGGCCGCATCTCTCCATCGACATCCCGGCGTCAAGCCTGCCCGGCgaccccctcccgacgccgaCGGAGGCCGCCGACATCACCCTAACCCCGACGGGTTGCTCCTCCACCACCACTAGAAGGAGCGGCATCCCCATCACGCCCGTGTCTTCCTCCGGTAACAGCAGGAGCGGCAAGCCCCTGCGCTCGCCGTCCTTCATGCTCAGGCAGACGGTCAGGAGCCTCCTGCCCGTGGGGAGCTTCAAGTCCTCCGTCAAGGGCTACGAGGTGTCCTTCTCCAAGCTCTTCAACTCCAAGGTCATGGCCAGGACGTCCTCGCTTCCTCTCGACGACCATCAAGCCGTCGTTGACAAATCTTCAACAAGTTCTTGTACCGCCACC CAGGAACCTGTACTCCACATGTGCCGATCGCAGTCCCTCCCCATGAACATGAAGAAATTCAACGCCAAGAGCTTCAAGAGGATGGACTCGCTAGGCGGCATGTACCGTGTAGTTCCATCGACGCCGAGAGCTCCAGCTGCAAGCAATGTCGTTCCTGACATAGTCCCTTCTTCAGAGTCAG CTTGGTTCGATCGATCAGGGGTCGCCGGCGAAGACGACGGCGAGGACATTCCGGAGGAGGAAGCCGTGTGCCGGATCTGCATGGTCGAGCTGTCCGAAGGCAGTGACACCCTCAAGCTGGAATGCTCCTGCAAGGGTGAGCTTGCTCTGGCACACAAGGACTGTGCCATGAAGTGGTTCACCATCAAGGGCACCAGGACCTGCGAGGTGTGCAAGCAGGATGTGCAGAACCTCCCGGTGACTCTGCTACGTGTTCAGAGCCTGCAGCGCGAGCCGAATCGCGTGGCCAATGGAGGCAACAGATCCAGATACCAACGGTACAG GGTGTGGCATGGGACACCTATCCTCGTAATCATAAGCATCCTGGCCTACTTCTGCTTCTTGGAACAGTTACTG GTGGCCCATGACGGCATTGCTGCGCTGGCAATATCCCTGCCCTTCTCATGTATCCTGGGGCTCTTCTCATCATTGACAACGACAAGCATGG TGGCAAGAAGATACGTTTGGATCTACGCGGCAGTACAGTTCCTCTTCGTCGTGTTCTTCACCCATCTGTTTTACAGATAT ctcCATCTGCAGGCCGTGATATCCATCATCCTTGCGACCTTCGCTGGGTTCGGCGTGGGGATGACCGGGAACTCCATCATCGTTGAGATACTGCGGTGGAGGGTGCGACGGATGGCGCCTCCTGCTCCTGCCATGCCCCGCCGTGATCGCAGAGCACGCGCAGCTCAGCAGCAGGCTCCGGCGTCTGATCAACCTTCCGGCCAGTCTTCAGTTGCCGGCGGCGGACAGCACGACACCGTTGCTGCTAGCGATGTTGAGAACCCCGCCCTCCCTCAGGCATAG
- the LOC120639561 gene encoding uncharacterized protein LOC120639561 isoform X5, translating to MEKEINNPPPHTAEPKDTTTATSSPTAENPASSSDDQRPLRPHLSIDIPASSLPGDPLPTPTEAADITLTPTGCSSTTTRRSGIPITPVSSSGNSRSGKPLRSPSFMLRQTVRSLLPVGSFKSSVKGYEVSFSKLFNSKVMARTSSLPLDDHQAVVDKSSTSSCTATQEPVLHMCRSQSLPMNMKKFNAKSFKRMDSLGGMYRVVPSTPRAPAASNVVPDIVPSSESAWFDRSGVAGEDDGEDIPEEEAVCRICMVELSEGSDTLKLECSCKGELALAHKDCAMKWFTIKGTRTCEVCKQDVQNLPVTLLRVQSLQREPNRVANGGNRSRYQRVWHGTPILVIISILAYFCFLEQLLVAHDGIAALAISLPFSCILGLFSSLTTTSMVARRYVWIYAAVQFLFVVFFTHLFYRYLHLQAVISIILATFAGFGVGMTGNSIIVEILRWRVRRMAPPAPAMPRRDRRARAAQQQAPASDQPSGQSSVAGGGQHDTVAASDVENPALPQA from the exons ATGGAGAAGGAGATCAATAATCCGCCGCCGCACACGGCCGAGCCCAAG GACACCACAACCGCCACTTCATCACCAACAGCAGAGAACCCTGCATCGTCGTCCGACGACCAGCGACCGCTGCGGCCGCATCTCTCCATCGACATCCCGGCGTCAAGCCTGCCCGGCgaccccctcccgacgccgaCGGAGGCCGCCGACATCACCCTAACCCCGACGGGTTGCTCCTCCACCACCACTAGAAGGAGCGGCATCCCCATCACGCCCGTGTCTTCCTCCGGTAACAGCAGGAGCGGCAAGCCCCTGCGCTCGCCGTCCTTCATGCTCAGGCAGACGGTCAGGAGCCTCCTGCCCGTGGGGAGCTTCAAGTCCTCCGTCAAGGGCTACGAGGTGTCCTTCTCCAAGCTCTTCAACTCCAAGGTCATGGCCAGGACGTCCTCGCTTCCTCTCGACGACCATCAAGCCGTCGTTGACAAATCTTCAACAAGTTCTTGTACCGCCACC CAGGAACCTGTACTCCACATGTGCCGATCGCAGTCCCTCCCCATGAACATGAAGAAATTCAACGCCAAGAGCTTCAAGAGGATGGACTCGCTAGGCGGCATGTACCGTGTAGTTCCATCGACGCCGAGAGCTCCAGCTGCAAGCAATGTCGTTCCTGACATAGTCCCTTCTTCAGAGTCAG CTTGGTTCGATCGATCAGGGGTCGCCGGCGAAGACGACGGCGAGGACATTCCGGAGGAGGAAGCCGTGTGCCGGATCTGCATGGTCGAGCTGTCCGAAGGCAGTGACACCCTCAAGCTGGAATGCTCCTGCAAGGGTGAGCTTGCTCTGGCACACAAGGACTGTGCCATGAAGTGGTTCACCATCAAGGGCACCAGGACCTGCGAGGTGTGCAAGCAGGATGTGCAGAACCTCCCGGTGACTCTGCTACGTGTTCAGAGCCTGCAGCGCGAGCCGAATCGCGTGGCCAATGGAGGCAACAGATCCAGATACCAACG GGTGTGGCATGGGACACCTATCCTCGTAATCATAAGCATCCTGGCCTACTTCTGCTTCTTGGAACAGTTACTG GTGGCCCATGACGGCATTGCTGCGCTGGCAATATCCCTGCCCTTCTCATGTATCCTGGGGCTCTTCTCATCATTGACAACGACAAGCATGG TGGCAAGAAGATACGTTTGGATCTACGCGGCAGTACAGTTCCTCTTCGTCGTGTTCTTCACCCATCTGTTTTACAGATAT ctcCATCTGCAGGCCGTGATATCCATCATCCTTGCGACCTTCGCTGGGTTCGGCGTGGGGATGACCGGGAACTCCATCATCGTTGAGATACTGCGGTGGAGGGTGCGACGGATGGCGCCTCCTGCTCCTGCCATGCCCCGCCGTGATCGCAGAGCACGCGCAGCTCAGCAGCAGGCTCCGGCGTCTGATCAACCTTCCGGCCAGTCTTCAGTTGCCGGCGGCGGACAGCACGACACCGTTGCTGCTAGCGATGTTGAGAACCCCGCCCTCCCTCAGGCATAG